The following proteins are co-located in the Nitrospira sp. genome:
- a CDS encoding tetratricopeptide repeat protein yields MLRVSYSSGWRLVVWGLFLVGLLAVSCVAAPDSASAQVLDRIEIVETPGVAEIHIVFNTRALYLRHTPSEKGDLIRIFLDFPDLDRSRRFARELAASPPSDLVPKFSVTFPDQATNGLSIRFDKPVRFRISQRDMRSASRIVIAVKLDRPVLPPPAPPEVNRPPAIAPAAKGPKQTFDIPPFQAGTDIETYAEDLMALGRAAQAAEEYEKAVMIYNAALNLPPNRQSREAQEMIGVAREQTGDIGKAKAEYEHYLKIYPDGEGAVRVRQRVAALADLQQAIAQGKVKKPAKKIDEMRVYGSIYEYYYGGYSQTKITDKTANTTTKFNQQDQSMLQSAFDVTGRYRKDEYDTKIVVRGTQTYDLLADTEVRRNVNRLRAMYLEHSSQDSYFFRVGRQPGNTGGVLDFRFDGVWARYTAVPQFLNLNLIAGQPRQFSLSSNYVPDDPRNFRADVKRYFYGANVDIGPLGQAWSGNVYYINQMVNGVVDRRAVGTEVRYASNGKNAFGLVDYDVSYGVLNVAMLNGSWVTEGTTVTVLADHRKTPYLQTTNALYSVPGASLDHINSTNADLLRAQAAAVTATSDLFMLGMLRAVTTQWQVGGDVRLNRISGTGQSNCLVILPGTSTLFLNPNATTDAPCTLQALPGTGNIWTYTAQAIGANFPFESTTFVANASYIASPAYRGQSLTLNTLARLGPQWQFDTFVILYHQKDDLHVELYRVTPTIRMDYRFLNSWTIEGSAGVEKTFTTSPAQKDSTTREFFFLGLRWDFS; encoded by the coding sequence GTGTTGCGGGTCAGCTATTCCAGCGGGTGGCGTCTTGTGGTGTGGGGGCTGTTCCTCGTGGGACTGCTGGCCGTCTCATGTGTCGCGGCGCCTGATTCTGCTTCTGCCCAGGTCCTTGATCGCATCGAGATCGTCGAGACACCCGGGGTGGCCGAGATTCACATTGTGTTCAATACCCGCGCGCTGTATTTGCGTCACACTCCGTCTGAAAAGGGCGATCTCATCAGGATCTTCCTCGACTTTCCAGATCTTGATCGATCCAGAAGGTTTGCGCGGGAACTGGCGGCCTCGCCTCCAAGCGATCTCGTGCCGAAGTTCTCGGTCACCTTTCCCGATCAGGCCACGAACGGCCTCTCGATTCGATTCGACAAGCCGGTTCGGTTTCGAATCAGCCAGCGGGATATGAGGAGCGCCAGCCGCATCGTCATCGCGGTCAAGTTGGATCGGCCGGTTCTCCCGCCGCCGGCTCCACCGGAAGTGAACAGGCCGCCGGCCATCGCGCCGGCAGCCAAGGGGCCGAAGCAGACTTTCGATATTCCACCGTTTCAGGCGGGGACAGATATTGAAACATATGCCGAGGATCTCATGGCCTTGGGGCGTGCCGCACAGGCGGCCGAAGAATATGAGAAGGCGGTCATGATTTATAATGCCGCGCTTAATCTTCCGCCAAACCGGCAATCCCGCGAGGCGCAAGAAATGATCGGAGTGGCTCGGGAGCAGACCGGGGATATCGGCAAGGCCAAGGCCGAGTATGAACATTATTTGAAAATCTATCCCGACGGGGAAGGCGCCGTGCGGGTGCGGCAACGAGTTGCGGCGCTGGCGGATCTTCAGCAGGCCATTGCCCAGGGCAAGGTGAAGAAGCCGGCGAAGAAGATCGACGAAATGCGCGTCTATGGCAGCATATACGAATATTATTATGGCGGCTATTCGCAGACGAAGATTACGGACAAGACCGCCAATACGACCACGAAATTCAATCAGCAGGATCAGTCGATGCTGCAGTCCGCATTTGACGTCACCGGCCGGTATCGGAAGGACGAATACGATACCAAAATCGTCGTGCGGGGCACCCAAACCTACGACCTCTTAGCGGACACAGAGGTGCGGCGCAATGTCAACCGTCTTCGTGCCATGTATCTAGAGCATTCCAGCCAAGATTCGTATTTCTTCCGTGTGGGCCGCCAGCCTGGTAACACGGGTGGGGTGCTCGATTTTCGATTCGATGGAGTGTGGGCACGCTATACGGCGGTTCCGCAGTTCCTGAATCTCAATCTGATCGCGGGCCAGCCAAGGCAATTCAGTCTTAGCTCGAACTATGTGCCCGACGATCCGCGAAATTTCCGCGCGGATGTAAAACGCTATTTTTACGGTGCCAATGTCGATATCGGGCCTTTGGGGCAGGCCTGGAGCGGAAATGTCTACTATATCAATCAGATGGTGAACGGCGTGGTCGATCGCCGTGCGGTGGGGACCGAGGTGCGCTATGCTTCGAACGGCAAGAATGCGTTTGGCCTGGTCGACTACGATGTGTCCTATGGGGTGCTCAATGTGGCGATGCTCAATGGCAGCTGGGTGACTGAAGGCACCACCGTCACGGTCCTGGCTGACCATCGCAAAACGCCCTATCTGCAGACGACCAATGCGCTCTACAGTGTGCCGGGCGCCTCCCTGGATCATATCAATTCCACCAACGCGGATTTGTTGCGGGCACAAGCCGCCGCCGTGACGGCGACCAGCGATCTGTTCATGCTCGGCATGCTCCGCGCGGTCACGACGCAATGGCAAGTGGGCGGAGATGTCCGTCTCAACCGCATATCCGGAACCGGACAGTCGAATTGTTTGGTCATTTTGCCGGGGACGAGCACCCTCTTCCTCAATCCGAATGCGACGACGGATGCGCCCTGCACCTTGCAAGCTCTTCCCGGGACTGGCAATATCTGGACCTATACCGCACAGGCGATTGGCGCGAATTTTCCGTTCGAGAGCACGACGTTCGTGGCCAATGCCAGTTACATCGCAAGCCCGGCCTACCGCGGCCAGTCGCTGACGCTCAATACCTTGGCTCGGTTGGGGCCGCAGTGGCAGTTCGACACGTTCGTGATTTTGTATCACCAAAAGGATGACCTTCACGTTGAGTTGTATCGTGTCACGCCGACGATCCGGATGGATTATCGGTTCTTGAATAGCTGGACGATCGAAGGGTCGGCCGGTGTCGAAAAAACGTTCACGACAAGCCCCGCTCAGAAGGACTCGACGACGCGCGAGTTCTTTTTTCTCGGGCTGCGGTGGGATTTTTCTTAA
- the ccmA gene encoding cytochrome c biogenesis heme-transporting ATPase CcmA, producing MLDIAELSCHRGDRTLFGPLSLSLPAGRLLSVEGPNGCGKTTFLRALCGLTTPDHGTIRWQGRDIAEQRERFVSHVLYIGHRNGLKDELSPMENVQAALHIAGHAVTSEAVRAALDSVGLGSSCHQLPAKVLSEGQKRRVALARLWCSEQLLWVLDEPLTALDAQSSRLLRDRLQQHVAQGGLVVVATHQAIGLDESVVQQLRLGE from the coding sequence ATGCTGGATATCGCTGAGCTCAGTTGTCATCGTGGGGATCGGACGCTGTTCGGGCCCTTGAGCCTATCGCTGCCGGCCGGACGACTGTTGTCGGTCGAAGGGCCGAACGGGTGCGGCAAGACCACCTTCCTGCGGGCTCTCTGCGGGTTGACGACGCCGGATCATGGGACGATCCGTTGGCAAGGCCGGGACATTGCCGAGCAGCGTGAGCGTTTCGTGTCCCACGTCCTCTATATCGGTCATCGCAACGGCCTGAAAGACGAATTGAGTCCGATGGAGAACGTGCAGGCGGCGCTGCACATTGCCGGCCATGCGGTCACAAGCGAGGCTGTGCGTGCGGCCTTGGATTCCGTCGGGCTCGGCTCCTCCTGTCATCAGTTACCGGCCAAAGTGCTGTCGGAAGGGCAGAAGCGCCGGGTGGCGCTGGCCCGCCTCTGGTGCAGCGAGCAACTGCTCTGGGTGCTGGACGAGCCGTTGACGGCGCTGGATGCGCAGTCCTCCCGGTTGCTTCGGGACCGATTACAGCAGCATGTCGCACAGGGAGGGCTGGTGGTGGTGGCCACGCATCAGGCGATCGGGCTGGATGAGTCTGTTGTCCAGCAGCTCAGGCTTGGCGAATGA
- a CDS encoding cytochrome c3 family protein — translation MVGWIGAAFKHLGVVPGSCATCHNGVQARGKPATHMSTTASCDSCHRLGGANWVLVSSGYNHSGVVPGTCATCHGRNATGIPVTHKGGTNVAIACDSCHRTTGWRPATMNHTVVAATPCSTCHNNTLARGIPAGHRAGMTPGTCNSCHSTVAWIPATMNHVGVVPGTCATCHGRTATGIPVSHKGGTNTALTCDSCHRTTGWRPATMNHTVVTATPCSTCHNNTLARGIPAGHKGGMTPGACNTCHTTTAWIPATFNHTGVTPGTCNTCHGVTSTGIPANHKGGTNLGISCDSCHRTTGWRPATMNHTVVTATPCANCHNGTLATGKSGSHFITTQACNKCHGNTTAWTPVTAYTHLSPYYKAHRSGVLCSACHTTNNEAIAWKYAAYKPDCAGCHAGDFKPTAHKKVDSPVIYYTVTELKDCSGSCHLYTDSTFTKIKTSRTGQHRPTGSF, via the coding sequence ATGGTGGGATGGATCGGCGCGGCCTTTAAGCATCTCGGGGTGGTGCCAGGCAGTTGCGCCACCTGTCATAACGGAGTGCAGGCTCGTGGGAAGCCGGCCACACACATGTCCACGACGGCTTCGTGCGACAGCTGTCACAGACTGGGTGGAGCGAATTGGGTGCTGGTATCGAGCGGTTACAATCACTCCGGTGTTGTTCCGGGCACCTGTGCCACCTGTCACGGAAGAAATGCGACCGGCATTCCTGTTACCCACAAAGGTGGGACGAATGTAGCCATTGCCTGCGACAGCTGCCACCGGACAACCGGGTGGCGGCCGGCGACGATGAACCACACGGTGGTGGCGGCAACGCCCTGCTCAACCTGCCACAACAATACGCTGGCCCGTGGGATTCCTGCCGGCCATAGGGCGGGGATGACGCCGGGGACCTGCAACAGTTGTCACTCGACCGTGGCGTGGATTCCGGCGACGATGAACCATGTGGGCGTGGTGCCAGGCACCTGTGCGACGTGTCATGGCAGAACAGCGACGGGCATACCCGTTTCCCACAAAGGCGGCACTAATACGGCATTGACCTGCGACAGCTGCCACCGGACAACCGGGTGGCGGCCGGCGACGATGAACCACACGGTGGTGACGGCGACGCCCTGCTCAACCTGCCACAACAATACGCTGGCGCGGGGCATCCCGGCCGGGCACAAGGGCGGGATGACCCCGGGCGCCTGCAATACCTGTCACACGACGACAGCGTGGATTCCGGCAACGTTCAATCATACGGGGGTGACGCCGGGCACCTGTAATACCTGTCATGGCGTGACCTCGACGGGGATCCCGGCGAATCACAAAGGGGGGACCAATCTAGGGATCTCCTGCGACAGCTGCCACCGGACAACCGGCTGGCGGCCGGCGACGATGAACCACACGGTGGTGACGGCGACGCCCTGCGCCAACTGTCACAACGGAACGTTAGCGACAGGCAAATCCGGCAGCCATTTTATCACGACGCAAGCGTGCAACAAGTGTCATGGGAATACCACGGCGTGGACGCCGGTCACGGCCTACACGCATCTCTCTCCCTATTACAAGGCGCATCGGTCTGGCGTACTCTGCAGCGCCTGTCATACGACGAATAACGAAGCGATTGCATGGAAATATGCCGCCTACAAACCAGACTGCGCGGGATGTCACGCCGGTGATTTTAAGCCGACGGCTCATAAGAAGGTTGACTCACCCGTTATCTACTACACGGTCACGGAGCTCAAAGATTGTTCGGGCAGTTGTCATTTATATACGGACTCGACCTTTACCAAAATCAAGACGAGCCGTACGGGACAACATCGACCTACCGGTAGCTTCTAA